TCCAGTGAATGCATGTGCGAGTTCAAGGAACTATTCAGAATTGAGTAGTCATAATCTTGACCACTAGGAATTCTAGTATCGTAtatctttaaatttaaaaataaaagctcCTCCTTTTAACTATCGAATTCTGAGTCCTTTGGTTTTATTTTTAGAGGTTGCGTGCGTGGGAGGGAAGGCGTGGTATTTTTACAGCCAGCGGGACAAGAAATATGCTACCGGGCTTAGAACAAATAGGGCCACGCTGTCTGGATACTGGAAGGCCACAGGCAAAGATCGGCCCGTCATACATGAGGGAATTCTCGTTGGGATGAGAAAAACTCTTGTATTCTATCAGGGCCGGGCTCCCAAGGGGACCAAAACTGCTTGGATCATGCATGAGTTTCGCCTAGAATGGAAATTTGGGCCCGGCCAGATGGCAGTTTCTTGTGTCCAGGTATTCACCCTATCTAACAATTTTACAAACACTGTTAAATAAAAATGTGCcacaaataataattaaaatgtgttaattacaagtaatcaaaattatACCATTGGTTTTCAAACTTGCCTATGAGAAaatctcatatatttatatctaTAAAACATATCGACatttagaataaaaaataatattttttttataagtcgAATTGAACATGGTATCAATattatcaaattaatttataaaacaaTCTTATAAAGTTTTTATGTTTAAAGATACAGTAGtaattaaagattcaaatgcAAAACATCATTCCGTTATAATAGATAAATAAGCCGTGTTTGTTTGCTCGGAAAATTTCAGGAATGCACGCGAGAGGATTGGGTTTTATGCAGAGTGTTCCAGAAGAACACGCCACATCCACCCAAACAACACACAGAACTTGGATTCGAGACCAGGTCTTCTTCCCCACCAATCTCTCTTCCGCCATCAATGGAACCTTACAATACAGCGGACCCATTTCAAGCCAATTACTACCACAAACACCACGAGCAAGTGCCCTGCTTCTCCTTCTTCAACAGAAACCCTTGCCAATCCCTACTCCTAACCCAACCGGATCAGCAAATATTACCCACCAATGTCACGCCAAACTATGCGGGATTGACCCATAATATCGGAGGAATTTGTTATCATAAATCGGACCCTTCTTGCGATGAAAACGTGATTCAAGCTGTTTTGGGTCCTTTTACCAAAATGGAAAGCTTTGATAATGATTCTTGCGTGGAGGGTAGTTCCTGTTTTGGAGATAAAAAGTTCTCAGAGAGCTATCTCGCCTGTTCGGATCTGTATCCCATATTCCCATTTGGAATTAACTAGTGCATATTATTTTGTGATTGGCAGTTAAATTagcaaaataatattaaatatatatattttttatatatatttgaaaaaaaaattcaaatatattcgaagatatattataaaaaaataaaatctgatCAAAGTTACATTTTCAAATATATCGTCATTATGCTTTCatcaaagattttaaaaaaaacaagctAATGTTTTTTTTACATTTGCCTTTTGATCCAAACGGACCATATTATTAAACTTTGATCTAACAAAAACTGATGTTATTTAGATTCCAGTTTGACTATCAAAAAATATCTCCTAAtgcatatataaaataaaataatatttttgaattatgttagaaAGCTGTGTCACACATTTGATATATCTAACCATCTCATATGAGAATTTAACTAAAATAGAATTGAGttaagtttatgaaatattTCATTCATGTTTGATTAGGAGACAAgtcaaaattaaaattcaataaaacactttttctattttttcaacTCCACTTGATG
This window of the Primulina tabacum isolate GXHZ01 chromosome 4, ASM2559414v2, whole genome shotgun sequence genome carries:
- the LOC142541480 gene encoding NAC domain-containing protein 21/22-like, with amino-acid sequence MNSLRAVEAELPPGFRFQPKDVELICDYLMKRAAGCTPDHTPFLIQLDLNSCEPWDIPEVACVGGKAWYFYSQRDKKYATGLRTNRATLSGYWKATGKDRPVIHEGILVGMRKTLVFYQGRAPKGTKTAWIMHEFRLEWKFGPGQMAVSCVQECTREDWVLCRVFQKNTPHPPKQHTELGFETRSSSPPISLPPSMEPYNTADPFQANYYHKHHEQVPCFSFFNRNPCQSLLLTQPDQQILPTNVTPNYAGLTHNIGGICYHKSDPSCDENVIQAVLGPFTKMESFDNDSCVEGSSCFGDKKFSESYLACSDLYPIFPFGIN